TCTTTGATGATTGTTACTAAAGAGAAGAGGTTCAGGTTTCATATGCCTTGACCTGTACACCATGCCAGGTTCATGGCCAAAGCCTTGTACTATCTGAAAATGTACATTCTACTCGATCACATTCCTGGTCTAACTAAAGAGAACAAAGAGGAATTATCTGATATGGCTATGTTTGTCAGTATATTTTATGCTCAATGGTTCAATTAGAGCTGAGGTGCCAGCTGCTTCTCCATATCaggtaaaattaataaaggtttaaaataaaaataaaaacatgtcaACTTTACCAATAGAATATTgcttatttactttaaattttttataggatATAAAAGCCCTCTGGCAAATGAAGAGGTTTATGGAAATAAATCTTCCTGGAGCTACTGAAGTAGTCCAATCAATGTCAAAGCATGACTGGTACTTAAATCCAGTTTTAGTTGTATTTGCTTTAGCTGATAAGAATTACCCTGATAGGGACAAGTTAGCTCAGAAACTCTATAGTATTATAGTCATTTGGACAGACCCAATGTCTTCAAACTGGAGTGTATTGAAGTAGATAAGAAGGTTCTTCACTCACTAGACTACTCCCAAGATCAGTCTCCATCTCTAGCATCTCTTGTTATTGAGCAATCTTAGCTGATCTTTGATAAGATTGGCCATGGAAAGGGGGAAATACAGTGGCTTAAAACCCCTTCACAGATCTGGGAACTGAATGATGTTTATATAGAGTTTGAGACTACCATCAAATCTCTAGATGTAGTCAATGAATCTTCTGAGAGAGCAATCAAATTAGTTCAGGAGCTTATTATGAAATCCAATAAGGAGGAGAAGAGGCAAgatatgttcttttttaaacatatctACAAGAGAAGTAAACAAGGATCCAAGAAGAATGATCTTGCAGCAAATGCTACTTTAAGCATTATTTGACTTTTTAGTCCACAAAACTGTAccatgatcaaaaaaaaaaattcttttttaatattttctcaaatttatatataaaatgcaatattgtggtatgatatttaaaacttttgatggtttaactgtaaaaaaaatgattaaaatgtcATCATAagaaattacaaagaaaatgattgaaaaagcaaaatattcggttttccttattttttcagatttattgagaatttttacataaaaatttttattaagagtgaataatttttttttctatattgttaTAGGGTGGCCCACGGGCGTTGAAATTTCcgaaaaatatacaaaaatcatcaaaaataaaaagtttagggCCCGTGGGCCACCCTTAaacattatcattaaaaaaaaatttatatataaaaccaaTATCTGGGCACCTTATAAGCTTCCACTCCTGTTGAAATTTTACaatgagttatatatatatatatatatatatatatatatatatatatatatatatatatatatatatatatatatatatatatatatatatttttaatgatatatatgtatatatatatacatatttttttcatgtagtttataacatttttttttttacctgtttCGTTTGATTTACCACAGCAACTATTGTGTGTTTGACAGCTTAAAATAGATGCTGTAAGAGCAATTGTAAATTCTATGATCATTAACATAAGAAGCGTTCCAGATATTCCACGAGCAGCTGAAACGTTATAGTTGCATCCAAATCCATAGCCACTATTAGTACCCAAACGCCAGCAATTGTTTGTGTAACTAAATGAggatataacatataatatataacacataatatataacataaagaTTAAATGATTCTTAATGATTTCAATAGAGCAAGATATGAAGATGTCAATAAAGGAAGAATTATTGCGATCTAATGCAAtgtaaatgcaaaataaatttgaaaaaactaatcaaTATATGGCATGTAAggttagatttgaaaaaagaatcattattgatattttgaagATGTTAGAAAAGCGAAGGAGAAAACTCGTTgatcttaaaaaaaagcaacaacaaaaagtGGAAAAAGATGCATTGTCCAATtacgattaaaaatttttgcatttttactgaTGAGATAGAAGTAGATAATGGTATTAACAtcatttctgaaaaaaactcaagttttttatttacataaatgaaaagttttagtttttcattagtcaataaaaaatgaacataaaaaCTGCACTATTACCTAATGAAGACAAATTATTTGGTCAGATAAACCTCCTTCATCTGACTAAATAACTAGATGTGCTTGAATGTTcagtgtttaaaaataaaagcacttCTATGGCCAGATTTGCAAGATTAATGTTATTAGTtcagcataaaaaaaattaagttgtatATAATTCAAGATGTTAACAACTTATTTCAACAAGATAAAAACCTTAAGCactcagaaaaatataaaaaagtagacGCTAAAAAGTCATTCATGGGTTATTACCATGTAAAGTTTGTAATCACTtcaaattgaagaaaaattttactttattacagtttatgaacaaaaaataaagttgggtaaagtaattttgtttagGTTAATCTGGTTTAATTGATATTTATCAGTTATTTAGGTATGTAAAAAAGTATGCTTTATGcgtaaaagttttaacatttagcactttgtttattataatacttagtttgttataatatacttaataataatgttataatatgcttaattttaaaatgaaagaaatttgaaatataaatataaaggtttaataatttcatttaagattatattatattaaatttataatattgaattaattattttatattaaattatactatattatgtCACTTTGATGAAGTACGGTTGAGTAAAACTGAAATACTGTCAGTAAAAATGAAATTACCAATAAATAGATAAAGTCAAGTAAAACTGAAATCACTGTCGAGAACTAAAAGTTTAACAAGAGaagttgttaaaaactttactattttattacGTAGAGTTAATAATCATAACATTGTACGATTTTAATGAGTTTGGGAACTTCACGAATCACTTAATAAAGAAAGTATTTGTGCTTCTGAAATTTAAAGATCCATGCAAGCTAGTTGCTTCTTTTTCAGAACTATGTATTCCGTACTGTTCTGCGTGTTCGTGGATGGAAGATATCTACcaccatttattatttttaaggaaGAAAGTTACCTGTTTTctaaatggaaataaaaaaaacaaacacttcTACTACGAGGATGCACCTTTAGGGCACAGGAATTAGATGGATGCAAAACTCTCTATTTAGAAACTGGTATGTTCTTgagcaaataaataatataggtATGGTTATCTATGGCTGCTTTCCTGGTGCGATGCTTAACAATGGTGCGAGGGTTATTACGGTTGCGCAATGTGCAAACAGTATAACCATGGAAATATAGATTTGATGAAAGTCCAACCGCATTGAAACGCTTCGGGATtatgcttgtaaccttttgCTTCGTAAACAGTAAGAAAATGACATCAAGACTGCACTTAAACGCCTAATCTTGTCATACGTTGACGCAAATAGGTACGTttgtaatgatttaaaaatattttgacggTTCGCCAATAGACCAATTTCAAGTGACGTGTAAGCAAAATGTAAACAATAAGCGCGCAGATACTGGCAGGCAAAACAAAATTGCGATAGCGGTTTAACTATAGTCaacatttacttttacttgataaaagttttgatcgatacttgatttaaaatattaaaatcaattatcgataagtaaaaaataaatatttcaaacccAATGGAAGTAAATCCagaacattttaataaaagtgtttgGAAAAAAGACATTACAAAGTTGCCTGACATTACTTGAAGAGacgttttaatttttctcataGACACTCCCAGTGagtttacaaaagaaaataccAAAGCATATAAATCATTGGAggcatataaaacatattttttgtgtgGCCATGTGCAGGATTGTTGGTATGCTCCCAGCATCAACAaagattattgttttataaaaactaaggttatatatatatttttttatttgttactttgtTTGAGACAACAAGTACAAGGTCCATAGTTGAAATAAGCATAATCAATTATTAATTCTGTCTGCATACACATGTCTGCAATAAATTTACTGCATACACAGctgcatttttatatacatatatgtatatgtgggtatatatattatatgttggttttaaactaatttgtttGCTCTTAATTTTAGTATAATAGTAGCAAAGCGATTTTTGTTCACTATCACTGTCAAATAACTTAGTTACGCTATATAGAGTAGgagaaattaaataaacatttcattacatccaacttttttataattcaaaaaattaattttaaattttgagaactACATTTTAGAGTATAGCAAAGTTgacaaaaatttgattatatagaaataacttttcatattttacTGCAAATAGGTGTTATCTTTATTTAGGTTCTTCCAAGCCAACGAGTCAGCATAAAAAGTTCCATGTATGATGTATGGGTTTGTCTTCACAAAGATGGGTGGGTTGAAAAAAGCAGCTGCACTTGTCCAGTGGGACTAGGTTCAACTTGCTCACATATTGCAGCTCTACTTTTTAAACTTGAGGCTGCTGTGCATCATTGTTTGAATAAAGAAGATGCGTCAACAAGTCAGCTTTGTTCATGGAATGCCTCAAAGCGCAGTGTTAATGCAGCACCATTAAGTGCTATgaattttagcaaaaataaaaaaagaggacAGTTACCCTCAATTAAtgagtttgtattaaaaaagaaaacaaaaagtataagAGCATCAactatgtttaaattaaatgggAATTATTCAATCAAATCAATTAGCCAATCCAATCCTAAATCTGTTATATTTACCAGCTTAGATAGTAATAGCCATCATAAATCAAGTGATACTGAGTCAGGTTCTAAAGATGAGACGAATTGTTTACCATAACCTATAACTAGCTTTTTTGATCCTACTTGCAAAGATCTATCTCAGTTTGAGCTTTTAAAACACTCAAAACAACTTTATGAAGACTTTAGTcaaacttattttgaaaaacaatatgATCAACTTGCCAAAGTAACATATCAACAAAATCTATCATCAGCTTGGCAGGTTTATCGGGCAGGAAGAATTACAGCttcaatatgttttaatgtATTTCACACAAGTAAATTTGTTCTCAGTGAATCTCTTATCCAAGAAATcatgcaatataaaaaatatttttatagcaaatttACACAATACGGTAAGAAAATGGAAAATTGTgccaaaaatacattttatgagGCCCAGTTAAAGAAGCACAG
This genomic interval from Hydra vulgaris chromosome 01, alternate assembly HydraT2T_AEP contains the following:
- the LOC136075542 gene encoding uncharacterized protein LOC136075542, whose protein sequence is MYDVWVCLHKDGWVEKSSCTCPVGLGSTCSHIAALLFKLEAAVHHCLNKEDASTSQLCSWNASKRSVNAAPLSAMNFSKNKKRGQLPSINEFVLKKKTKSIRASTMFKLNGNYSIKSISQSNPKSVIFTSLDSNSHHKSSDTESGSKDETNCLP